agaaatcaaataacaaGTAACCATAAAGATGGAAGCATTTTTAAGTTCAAGAGAACGTTTAAAGAAGGtattcagatttaattttattttaccaaCAGTAGTGTAAGTATATTTACCCAAGAACTAAACTATACAAATTTGAGTTCTTTTCTTTGCATGCCACTGTGAATAATGTACtatttacttcactacattcaTCTGACAACTTGCGTATTACATTCTGCAtacaaaaaacaagcagagatatatgaaatttgatgttttgttataaTGTCAAGTCGACTCAAAGAACAAAACGATTAGTCTATAAACTAGTTTGATAATCACTTCGCATCAAAACAGTCCAAACATTTCATGGTTCCAGCTTCACAAATGTGAtagtttgctgctttttctttttaattggttaaaacaacaatatttttattcattataatCAAAAATCACCACCCCTACTGCAGATCCAGGCTAATGATGACGACTTTGAGAGACCACCACACTGGCACAGCCATCAGGCCAGTACTAGAAAGATGGCAACATAAAGTGGTAAACGTTGTAACGGCACCactgacattaaaaaataaatttgaaaaatattttgacattgtAGATCTTACTGATCACTTTATGAGTGTTTGCATAGACTTACATTTCTCTGTTGACATTTGCACTACTGTCTTGCATTTTAATATAAACTCCTTATCTACTTTGTTCTTGCTCCAAAAAGTGCAATAACTGTATTTTACTTTACCCATCAATATCAATCAATAAAATTTGTCTCATCCTCTATTATCCTATATTACCACCATATACCATTATTGGCCTCAACAGAGACAGCTACATTTCTGCACAATCACCTTTTTTGACATTGTAGATCTGCTGACCCAGATTTACAGGTCTATCAAACGTGAACATGTGCATCCTGTCTGGTCGTCATTCAGACTATAAAGTCCCACTTAGTGAAAAGACGACTACTGTTTTCCTGCAGACACTGAAGCCTGATCATTACCAGATCCCAGTCAATGATTTCTATGCTTCCAGCTTcacaaatgtgaggatttgctgcttttcaatTTCAATAACCCCCACCTtgtttaattgtattatttggAACATTCCTTTAATAGTCCAATAAACCTCAGAGTACTATGTGTAATCTTcgacactagatggcagcagaATGCAGACTTAAACAGGCTGTTGCACTACTTTCATCACAGTTCATTTGAAtccatgtttttctgttatcaCTTTTCAGCATGTGGTCATTTCTAATTTAATTGGTATCAGAAAACAGATctgaacattatttattttatttcaaatctaaTATATTATCCTGCAGACTTCATTTATCAAAAATATTGAGACTCTACGCTATAACAATCTCCTATAAGCTGCATGCTTTACTATAAATTACTGTGccagaaaatgaaattaaaagaaataaattggTCAAAGGGGAATATagcatgaaaatataaatatagtgagCGGTGTAAAACTCTCAATGGTGTAACAGCACCACTagaataaaatgtgtaatattttgatatttcacctgactgaccttcatcatttattcaggagtgaataaattattaattttacaCAGTAGAAGAATCACACAGCTTTTACTTTTTCGGGTATCCACTAAATAAATCCAGACTCTGCCTTCAGTTAAACAAAAGTAATAACTGAGCAGTTGTTTGATCTGTTTCTATCTCTACAATGAGGGCACTGTTTCTATTTGCGTTTACAGGATAATATATGTTGCAATGTTCCTCCCATTGACATCATCCTGGTTAATGTTTACAGACATAAAGGTGTTACTGTAAATGTGGTGCCACACTCAGTGCAAACTGTGGTGCCATTTATCAACCAGGTGAATAGATCCCAGGTTCACAGGTTTGTGTAATCCACAGTGACCTACTTTATTCAGCTAAATGTGTGATGTTCAACAGTGGAAGTATAttcactacactacactactgAAGACAGAAGTTTACTACTTTACACTTCTACTCTTTTACACAGCAGACCGTACGCTGTGTAATGAGTaccttttaataatttaaatgtccagtgtgtaagatttaggaggctctattggcatatatgaaatataatattgataactatgttttcattcatgtataatcgCCTAAAAACCATTACCTTAGAAGgagcctttcatatctacagggGGCAGGTTCTCTTCCAtgaagtctgccatgttgaaccaaaatgtttctacagtaggccAGAACAGACAGCCCAAACACGGACTcttttttgtgagttttatgGCTACTATAGTTTCACCTGCATGCTGAGGTGCAGGATATTCACCTCAGCATGCCAAATGCCACTACATTCTATACACTGGTCCTTCAAGTAAAACTTTTTATTGTAGGCTTTTTACTTACTTAATTACACTAACACTCAAACGTTTGATTgatgtttgattgatgttttttcttctttccttcaataataatattttaacataGAACAACAGCATCATTTGGATAccaaatatatcatttatatttcaaataGTTTTGGCCCCAAAGGAAGAAtaattaaatgatgaaaagacagacagacagacagacagacagacagacagacagacagacatctttACGATGACTAGCGTTTCCTTATATTCTTATTTAACTGTTGTTATTTTCTGCCCTTTCAGGTGTCAATCAGTCTTATGCTTTGCTCAAACCtcatacaaaataacatctGTTTGTAAAGAAGACTTTCTACAAGCGTAAAAGACCATATAGAGTACTCCTTTTAGCCATCTGACTGCACTGAATAAAGCTTTTGTGGCAGATGATCGAACTGTTAAGCAGTAGTAAATAAGTATTTtaacttcattaaaaacatcagtacTTCTAGCACCACTGCTAAAATGGATTAAGGGTTAGGGGTTTTCAATTTTTCACATAGTAATGGTCAATTAACAAGCATaagtatctttaaaaaataactaataatataatcacaagttacagaaatgacacacaactttttaaaattacatttattaatgttgTACAATACAAAACATCACTTGCATTCCACTGTTGAGCCATAACTTATTTTTAATTAAGACAAAAGCAGCCAAGCACTGAGAATGACTAGTAGCATATAACTGGCCCAGATTTGCaatagaagaaaacaacagaggcAAAAGGTATACAATATCTGATATGGATCGCGTacttttaaagtaaatatataaaaacatttgtcGGGAAATCCAATAAAGAGTAtgaaaaatactaataatattttataatataccAGCAATAAGAAATCAATATTGCTTAATGACCTACGTAACAATGtttatacatttctttaaataaaaaaaaaataaactttggaAAAAGATAAAATTAAGGTTTCTGACTTTTCATGAGGAGGTAGCATCTCTCCTCCTGTGCCCATCGTTTGATGACTTTCGCATACCAAATTGTACCTTGTCCTCAAAGTTATGACTTTTAGATGTAGAAGTCATAAACACTTCAGCTTCACAATAGCCAGGCCAGAAATGCAGTTAATATTGAGATTACTGATTGAAGTAAAGTTATGCTATtgagcatatatatatatatatgaacaaaGCTGTTGGCAAAGGCACTGATGCACAGCAATGTCAAAtcaaaacaattcaaacatGTTCATTTAAGACATAAAGACCCAATCCAGAAAAGGACTTTGGTGCCACCTGTCATGATAAAATTAGAAGTTTTGTTTCATGCAGATTAGAAGAATAAAATGTTCACAGGTTCAAGTTAACACCTAAACATCATTCATTATTTCTAATGTGTAGACTTTTTAAGATAGAAATCCGCCAACTGAAGATTGCTGTATCACAAAGCGGCACCCTTCATTAACCTGTGTGTACATACATGATTCACTGACAATAAAGAATTGACTATTACAGTGGTATTAAGATTTGGGACTGAGGCTTAAATCTTTAAAGCTCAATAAAAACTGCCTATTTCTGGCATGGCTAGTGGAAGTAGGACTGCAGGGTACCACGGCGGCGGACATCGGTTGTCCAGCAGTGGAAGCCACCACCCAGTGAATTGGCATGACGAATGTTCACCTTTATGGTCTTGATAcctgcaacagaaaaacacatttacacgtCATTAAACAGCAGAGCAGTCGAGAGGCCTCGTGTTCCTGGAATAACCATTGAAATAGGTGGTTTTCCTCATAGATAAACGCTGATGAATCTCAAAGGAAGCCAAAATATGATAGAATAACTTGAATCTATGATCTCACCAAGATTCTCAAACATTTTTTGAATGGTCTCTTCATTGGCATCAACCATAACGCGCTTCTCATCCAACATCAGGACATTCATGGACAGCCATTTGGAAGACATCCACAGTGGGTGGTCTacaaagaaagcagagagagtgtCTTTTTGTTCCAGTCAAATCTTCTGCTTATGTAAGAGAAGATAAGTCTTAGTTTAGCACTCACCATCAGGAATCAGAGGTGTCGGAGGTTTCACAACAGTCCAACCAGCCTTCTTGAACATGTCAATCTGAGGTACAAAGAGCAGTGGTGAACATGCAACACTTTGTGTCATTTATCAAACCAAGTTTATGTATGAGCCCACAAGAGGGCAGCACGCACGCTGTGAGAAATCCAGTCCTGTTTTACTGTACCTGGTGACATGGACGATCAGGGTTTGACAGCACCAGTCCTGGCCCGATGATGTTAAAAGTGGCATCGATGTGCATGGGGTTGGGGTCCTTGAATGAGATTATGTGGATGTTGTAATCTGGGGCCAGATGGCGACGCATCCATTCGATTCCCATGTAATTTGTAACCTGTAAACAGCAGAAGAGGTTTGAAGGAGTTAGCCATGCTGTATAATCAGATGCAAGTACAGCATCATGTACCAGTGAATGATAAATTGGTGTTCAAAGGACACAGAGACCCTAATATCTTCTGTTTAGCTGTAGGGAAGTGTTGCTTTATCTAATCTTTTAGTCTGCACGTTGCTCTGCATGTGACTGACTTTAATAAGCGAAAGACTGTTtgataaaaagaagaatttgTCCTTGTGGTGCTTTAAGAAAAGTCCCCCCCATCACATAGCAGACATGAGCCTTTATACCTGACTCCTTTGGACAAAAAGATCCCTCCCAGCTCGGATGAAATCAGCAGCATCGAAGCAGGGTTCGTGCTCTGTGGTCACGAACTTCCCCTGGGCGGCCAGCTTGTGTCTGTCCTCCACTGTGTGCATGGGGTAGTCCTGAATGACACCATGGAACAATGATATGCAATTAAGCAGTAATGCTCAGGCTCCTGTCACGTACACCGCAATAAACAGCACAGGTtaaagaggtcagaggtgatAAGAACTACGTTAAACAAGAAGTTCTGATGTAGGTTAAACTTTGTAACATTTACGAGCAGCATGCATTGATTTTAGATAGATAAAGCCTCACCTGATCGTACAGTTCATTAGCCATAGTGGGTTTAGGAGCAGTGGTCCATTTAGCGCCTTTTCTGAAGTACTCCTTGATCAAAGGTCTGTAGGCTCTGTACTCGAAGAAGCGAGCCCTCCAGGCCATAGGAGCCTCAATAATCTCATTTCCCACAACCATAAGGATGTCTCTGGGCATGGCAGCATACATTCCTACCAACAGATTCAACTATACACAGTTagcttatatataatatataagtaaAATATGATGCTTTAAAACCGTtatcacacacagataaatgtgAAGAAGAAGTAGTCAGATcattaatcagaatcagaatcagaagtactttattactACTATTAAAGTAGTATTACACTGAAAGGATACTATTTacatagaatagaatagaatagaatagaatagaatagaatagaatagaattattatcagcaaaatgtacttcacatcaaaagtaaaagtactttttttAGGAAGAATAGCCCTCACTCATTATTATTGAAGCATTAACAGCTGGTTGAAGAGGAGTagcataaaatgaaatgaactacAGCCGTTTGTGTACGTGCACTGTGTGACTTGTCTTACTGGCTTTGAGTTATGCCCTACTtctttacagacatttttttttttttacctgatgaTATGAAGTCTGGAGTTTTGTATTCCAGGGACCAGTCGATGGGTTCTGGCCTCCTCACAGTGACGCCCTCATGATGCAGAATATTGCACATTTCTTCAATCTCTTTAACAGCTTTCTTCAAGTGGTCGTCAGGAAAAGATTGGCCCCCATACTTCTGATAGAAGGGCCAGTTCTTCTCATATGTGTTCGCCTGTTGAGAGGTGTGACAATATGACAATATGAATCTCACAATTCAATTTAGATCTCAGACTACAGTTTCGattctctgtttttttaggAAATCTACACATCAGTGGCCCACTTTGGACATTACATTATCTTGACACGATAGCTTACTTTCACTTCCACAGTGAAGGGAGGCACACGGGCATTTTCAGCACGGCCCACGATCACCTCCTCGAGAGGGTCCCATTCATTGTAGCTGCAGACAGGACATTCCTGCAGCATAGGCTCAGTAACATGTTCCTCTTCGATTGCACGCTGTGactgtgcagctgctgcacTCGAAGTGCTCTGGAAGGCCCTCTGCACCCACCCAGTCACGGCCCGGCCAAGCTGAGAAGGGGGTGGGGGAGACTTTTAATAGTGTGTAGCACAAAAATGCCTTTTGGGTTTTTTGTTATGGGAGTTGCATTACAAGATACTGAGAAaggatttgtttaaaaaaatggcaAATCTTTAGATTTATTTCCAGAAAATTGCAGTGTATACATATTAATACAATATTTGGAATACACAAAAACGAGCTGTGTGTAACTCCCATTGTTGTATGATCACTTTAAGTGATATACAGTCAAAGTGACTCTATATCCAGTGATAAAGAGTCAGCTTTGGCATATAAAAAAGGCACATTCAAATAGAACATAACGGTGTAGGCTGCTGAAAAGGAACAAGGTGACCGTAGGTATCAATGAGAAATGCCTTCAGTTTGTTTGATGCCAAAGTACACGTGTTATTAAGAAGCGTTATCTTCTCCCCAGATAGTGTGGCCTCTCCTGAGCTCAGGAGCAGTTCAAGTGTCACTGAGTGTGGGAGCGCATCTGTGCCAaacagctgttcactgtcactCAGGGACCaacgtgcaaaaaaaaaaaaaaaaaaaaaaaaaaaaaaaaaaaaaaaaaaaaaaaagaaagaatgaaagaagaatcaataaatcaattaaacagATCTCAAGTGCTCAGACGTAGCCTAGTGAAGAAAATGTCCAACATAGTGTCTTTATTGACtgacatgtgtttgttttaaccaaCAAAAATTGTAGtttttgaacaacaacaacaacaaaaataaaataatgaaaagacaTAAAACCACCATAATACCAACCATGGCTCCGATCAGATGGGCAGCCTCGGCCCCCCTGCTACCTCCTCTGAGACATCTGACTCGCAGCATTGTCCAATGTAATAGTGAGCAAACAGCGCAGGATCCAACTCGCAGTTTGCTTCATGAATGAAGACGCCTCAGCTTTATAGGAGTGGGTGTACGTGTCTCTGAGACCATTGGTCGCTTGCATGTTGTGGGGCAACGTGACTTGATGAAAAAGCATTTCTGAAACTTAATCCCTTACGCCAGCAAATTCTTATCAACTGGACTACTAGCGTTAAAAGTTTCCAAGGGAGAACATCTGAAAATGTCTTAAATCTCGTTTTGTGTGGAATATCTTtgttcttattaaaaaaaaaaaagaaaattaagaaaCATTATAAGTcgattaaaaacatgttggaatTGCAAATTAAACTACAAATTACTGGATATATATGCATGGAAATGCTGAAAACATAAACTTAAATCTTTTAGggatttaatttattaatgagtaattaaaaaaattaagagAGAGTCTCAAAAgtgattatatttttatttcttttttattaatatttcctGAGTTGATcagaaaaaaggtcaaaatgtctttaaaaagaagcaaatttACTAGACTTCACTGTACTGTGATTCAGTTTTATCATGCGTGCTTATTAAATTGTCTTTGAATCCAGTCCAACATGATAACATCAACGTGTAACACTGTGTGAAGGAACATATccaaagacagagagcacagcaaagggtgaaaaaagaaaaaggagttCACATAATCAAAGAGATAGCCTTGTGCAGCCCGTGTCACCACATGCTTCTCTGGGGTGTGCTCGCAAGAGTTTCATAATCCAAAGACCTCAGTGACCGCTGATATTACctctaaaaaaaatctctggCTGATGCCCAAAGGTTAAAAGGATTTGCGAGAAGGAGGCCTTCAGCTCCCGGTAGCATCATTTACTGTTCAGTGATCAGAATTTTGTCAAATAAATTGATCTCTTTTTTATTAGATGCCACAGCAAAGTGACTTCCCACAGTCTCTGCTGGCTGTCTGGCAAATTTGTGACGACAAGAGTTCAGGAAGTTACTGCTCCAGGTCAAGAAATAGTCCCCTGTAAAACTTCAGCCTCTTGCTGCTGACTAAacaagttataaatatataatattggTAAGCTTTAGTGGTGCTGGCATGCAGATTTTGTTACCATTGGGCTGAGCTAGGCTAGTTATTTccttctgtttccagtcttgatgctaagctaagttaaccaGCTGCTGACTGTAGCTTTCATTCATCCGACAGATGTGAGAGTGTTATCAAGCTCCTTATCTGAACTCTTGGCAATGAAGTGAACAACTATTAACTTTAATAGTGCATGTTAAGTGGTGTAGTGCAGGGtaaatgcatgtatgcacactGATGTATTAGTAGAGGCCTGTGAGCTGAATTTTTTTTCTAGGATTGTGAAGACATGACACAGTTCAGTCCAATTTTGATGAGTAGGTCGAGTAAGAAATGAAGAAACTTCACTCAGACTATATAATCACGTAGCTGTGTCACTTGTCTGTGGGCCAGTATTTATTGCAATTCTGCACCTCTTCTGCAGCTAATCTTATTTTCATATTGATTCTCATTATCTGAGGTCATGCGTCttctatgtcactgtttttaACACGTACTTTGCTGGACAATTATCATTACTGACTAAGAAGAAACTTAAAGGTcaggtgtgtaggatttagtgccgtctagtggtgaggttgcatATTGCAAACATATGAGCACCCTTTGCCTCATCCtctctgttataaaaattaggattacatGTCCTGAAGGCATTTCCCTTTATTAATGTTTGGCTGAGACTGGCAGGGGAAGGTAAAGTTTAGGTTAATGTATAGAAATAATAGAGGAAATAGAgggccagggacaggtcagagaggtgacatttagattgggGATATAATGGCTACTGATTAGGGGATATGCTGAAGAAAACCGTTTAGATGCTTTATATGCAAATTAtctgttaacaatttgcagacagcccatttttagaaaaatgtataagaaccaactgtcagagctcctcgggagcccttttctctgtaaccccttttgtgtgttgcactgtgaaacgctccttcttgtacaagaacaataaattcaacttaaactttgatactttgaatccagtcctccttattcaagggtttttctttaaaattcctgtcACACTCTCTTTCCATGCGTGTAGGAAAACCTACAATCTCTGCttgcaaaaaaatacaaaggctatatctagagtcagtattctgtttgttcattctgggctactgtagaaatgatTCAATATGGTGAACTTTACGGTCCTTTAAGGATTGCCCATGAATGCTCAGAACATGACCACCTCCAAAGGTACTATGCCCAGTATGTATAGATCATTAGTCTGGGCAGCACCTGAGCCTCTTTATATGTAAAAAGGTTATTCAGTATAAAATTGTTTGTAGAGCCTATAAAGCAAGACATTCCAAAATTGAGGACAATTATCCTGATCAACGTTGGCATGGTTGTGGGAAACCAGGGTTCTTTGTTAttctttgttatgtttttattttttatgttttactctTATTTCTATCCTTCTAtctctttatcttttattgttatttattggcttttttaaaatcttataATCATTTCTTTaatcatctgtctttttattgtacTGCCTATTGACATTATAGTATTATTATACCTATTGTGGGAGCGCCCAGAAGTGTACATTAGTTTCAGTTACTGTCCTGTATGGtgtctgcagaaacagaaataagtCTTTTTACATCtctctgcaaaaacaataaTCTTGATGAACTGGGAAATGTTTATGTAACTGTAACTGGTTGGAGGACTATCTTGATCTGTTAGACATGGAGAGAACAGCGGGTCTTCTTCAGTTCTTTGATAAAGGCCTGGGCGGCCACGGGGCACAGTTGGAACCTTTATGGAAACTGAGCCTTTACTGTATTATCAGTCATTCTGTTTGTCCTTTAACTACATCATATCAGTCCTTGCTGCTCTTCTAACCCTCTGTAAACCTAgatttgatttacttttattattttaattgtaaagcactttgtaacttgAAAAGGTGCTGCAGAATTAAAG
The Larimichthys crocea isolate SSNF chromosome VIII, L_crocea_2.0, whole genome shotgun sequence genome window above contains:
- the gatm gene encoding glycine amidinotransferase, mitochondrial, whose product is MLRVRCLRGGSRGAEAAHLIGAMLGRAVTGWVQRAFQSTSSAAAAQSQRAIEEEHVTEPMLQECPVCSYNEWDPLEEVIVGRAENARVPPFTVEVKANTYEKNWPFYQKYGGQSFPDDHLKKAVKEIEEMCNILHHEGVTVRRPEPIDWSLEYKTPDFISSGMYAAMPRDILMVVGNEIIEAPMAWRARFFEYRAYRPLIKEYFRKGAKWTTAPKPTMANELYDQDYPMHTVEDRHKLAAQGKFVTTEHEPCFDAADFIRAGRDLFVQRSQVTNYMGIEWMRRHLAPDYNIHIISFKDPNPMHIDATFNIIGPGLVLSNPDRPCHQIDMFKKAGWTVVKPPTPLIPDDHPLWMSSKWLSMNVLMLDEKRVMVDANEETIQKMFENLGIKTIKVNIRHANSLGGGFHCWTTDVRRRGTLQSYFH